In the Prochlorococcus marinus str. MIT 9312 genome, CATTTAATCGAGATTCAATTACTTCTGGGAAAACGATTTCTCCTCCTGAATTAAAAGCGTTATCAATTCTTCCAATAAACTTTAAATATAAAGAATTATTGATTTGATTAATTTCACCTAAATCACCAGTTTGCCACCACCCATTTTTATTTTTGAAATTTTCAGTTTTTGAAGATTCTATTATTTCGATTCCAATTCTGGCTGATTTTATCTCGATTAATCCTTGTTTGTTAATTCTTATTTTTGTATCAGGTAGTATTTCTCCAACGTTTTCAAAACCCATTAAGAATTCTTTTGGTTTTAAACTCGTAACCATTGCTGCTGTTTCAGTTGAGCCGTAACAAGGTGCTAATTTTATTTGTTCTTGTATACATTTTTCTGCAGTTTCCCGGGTAATTGAAGCTCCACCTACCCAAATTAAATCAAAAATTTTTAGCCAATTAATACCATCTTTTTCAGATAAAAGTCTGTTTAATTGGGTAGGTACTAATGACGTAATCAAGTGCTTTTTGTTTTTTTTATATTTAATTGTAAAAAGTAAAAGTTCTCGAGTTTTTTTTATTAAATTCGGAGAAATATTAATACAATTACATCCCCAAGTTTGACTTCTAAAAATTGGCATTAATCCACTTATATGGTTAAGGGGTAAAGTATTGAAAATTAAGCAGTTTTGCAATTCAAATCCTTGCTCTTTTAGCCATTGTCCTGAAGAAGCGGCAGATAATTTGAGATTATCTAAATGGTGAATACATTTTCTAGGTTTACCACTGCTCCCACTGCTGTTTAAGATAATTGCTGGCCCATTTTTATGAATCGTATCTAGCACCTCTTCGTTTTTATAAAATTTGTTTCTTATATAAATTATTTTATTCTCTCTAATTTTCTGAATAATTTTCTTTATAGATTGAGTTTCATTATTTTCAACTTCAATAATATGAATTTTATTTTTCATAATTGATTCCATATCTTTTGTGCTTCATTTGTAAATAGGAAAGAGTTAGGGAATTTATTCATTGCTAAACCAGGAACTTTTGGTGTTGGTCCTTGTAACTGCAGAGATGATAAATGATAAAGCCATCTCCTTCCTATTCCAGTTTCAAATGAAGTACTTATGGATATTAAAGCTTTTTTATTTTCCAAGTCTCTTAAAAGCTTATCTGGATTCTTTTCTTGAGAAGGCCTTCGAATTTGCCAACCCTTCCACTCATTAATCAAAGTTGGAAATTTTAAAAGTGATTCGTCTAAAGCTATTGGAATTTTTTTGTTCAGTTCTTTTAGTCCATCAATATCATCAACAGAAAGAGGTTGTTCCAACCAATCTATATTTTTGTTATCTTTCAAAATTTCAGCCCATCTGTTAGCTATCTCTCTTCCCCAAGAACCATTAGCATCTATCCGCAACTTAATATTATTATCTATTTGGCTTAAAATTTCTTCTAAAATCGCTTCTTCCTCATTATTATTTCTTAAAGCTACTTTCCATTTTATTGTTACTGATTTTCCAATATTAGATTGACTTTTTTTAATTTCATTTAAATCTGAAATGACATTTTTAGGATTTAAAAGTATGGCTGTTTTATCAATTTCATCAAAAAAATAGTTTTCTTTAAAAATTATTTTTCCATTTATTTCTGCTAAAGCTGAATTTATTGCAGATTGAATACATGGGTGAAAAATATTTATTTGCTTAGATAAATTTAATACTCCTACATGCTCAGGAATCATATTTAATTGTTCTTCACATTTTTTTAAGTCTTCTTTTAGAAGAGGTGAAACCTCTCCAAATCCAATTTTCTTATCATTATTTTTTAATTTAATGATCCAACCCGATTTTGTAAGGTAAGCAGTTTTAGAATTTTCTACTTTTGTTGATAACTTAAAGCAATAAGATTTTTTTTTAAAATTTAAGTTCATTTATTAATCAAGTAATTAAAAATTAATCCTGTTATTAAGCCAATTCCATTAAGAGTTTGGAATTTTATTGCAATGAATTTACAATTTTTTATTGCTAAAGGTTTGTTATACGAAGAGTGTAATAAATTTATAAGCCTTATTGCTTGAGGAAAACTAATCAAATATAGGATACAAAAAATTGGAATAAATCCAGTAAGTATGGTGAAAAGTTGAAAAATATATATAGTAAAGATTATCCAAGGCACAAATTGAGAACCTTTTTTTGCTCCCAGGCGAACTAAAGGTGAATGTTTGCCATGCTTTTCATCTTCAATAATTTGATGAAAATGAGAACAAAATAATACTAGAGTTGTTGCTAAGGAAGGTCCTGAACCAAGTAATAAAGAAACTTTCCAAGGAATATCTTCGAAATAAATATTAGATGGATTTAACGCTATTAAGACTGCAGAGTAAGCAAAAGGTCCAAATGCAAGCCAGCATAATGGTTCTCCTAACCCTTGATAGCCAAATCTAAAAGGAGGTCCTTGATATAAATATCCTAAGAAGCAGCAAGCTGCTACTAAAATCAAAATGTTTACGCTTGTTGATACTGAAATAATTGAAATTATTAATAAACCAATAACTAAAGATGTATAGGCAATAAATGAAATTAATTTTTTATTTTTTATAAGATTTACAATTGAATGGAATTTAAATTCATCGATTCCTGTTTCTGCATCGAATAAATCATTAGTTAGATTTTCCCAAAGTAATATCAAAATTGCAGCTAACGTAAATGCAAGCAAATTATATATTTTTACTGTTTCATATTGATTTAGTAGATAAGCCCCTGTAATAAAAACTGGAAGTATTGCAACAGAATAAAGAGGCCATTTTATTGCTTGTTTCCATAATTTTTTTTTATTTTCATCCATTTTTAATTAACACACAAAATTCCATCATTATTAAATATAGTTTATAAATTGAGTTACATTTTTTACTTTATTGCATGATTTTTAGTTATTTTCAATAAGTAATGAAAAATGATTTAAAGTTTACAGATTTTTTAAAAGATTTATTTTCCACTTTCGATAAGAAGGTGGAAAATTCTGGATTAGTAAGTATTTGTGTTGAGATACCTTGTATTGATTTATTTCAAGTATATGAATTGTTTATAAATAAATATCAGTTTTCTTCATTTTGGGAGGAATCTGATGGTATTTCCTACATTGCTTTCGATAAATGTAAATATGTTACTTTGGATGGTCCAAGAAGATATGAGGTAGCAAAAGAGTTTAATACTGAAAATTTTAAAAATTTAATTAACTTAACAAATGAATCACATATTTGCTCACTTTCAAAAATAATTTATTTATTTTCTTTTTCTGAAAATTTGAATAATAAGAATTTATCTTCAGATGTTCCTAGTTTGGAAGCTATCTTACCAAAAATATTAATTATCAAAAGCGATAATAATTGCTGGTTAAGAATTAATGGTCATGTTGAAGGTAAGTCATCATTAAGAATATTAATTGAAGAAATATGGGCAATTAGAAATCAAGTTATTAATTCTGGCTCAGAATTAAAAAAATTATCTAGTTTAAAAAATAGTTTTGATTTTCCTATTATTGATGATTTCTTAAGTTCCCTTAAAATTTCTAATGTAAATTTGAAAAAAATAGTAAATAAAGGAATTCAATTAGTAGATAAGGGTATCCTCGAAAAGATAGTTTTAGCAAATAGGATTAAAATAAAACTTAAAAATAAATTAGATTTAGTAGAAATTTTAAAAAGATTAAAAAATAATCAACCAAATACATGCAGATACGTTTGGAAAAGAAATAGTAAAGATATTTTTTTTGGAGCATCTCCAGAAAAATTATTTTCTTTTACTAAACCAAATTTAACTTTTGAGGCTCTTGCCGGAACGATCTCAACTAACTCTAATTTTAATAACCTCCTTGGAAGTTCTAAAGACTTAAAGGAACATAATTATGTAATAAACTATTTAATTAAATGTTTAGAAATTTTAAAAATAAAAAAATTTAAAAAAAGTGATATCAAGGTAAATTCATTTGGAGATATTTCACATTTGCAAACACTTATTTTCTCTAAAGTTGAAAATATATGTCCTTTTGAATTGCTTAAAAATTTGCATCCATCGCCGGCTGTTTGTGGATATCCTAAGAATGAGGCATTGTATTGGATTAATACTCTTGAGTCTTTTGCTAGAGGAAATTATGCTTCTCCAATGGGCTGGGTTGATTCATCAGGAAATGCTTCATTTCTTGTAGCAATAAGAGGCGCTAGATATATTGAAGAAAATATTGAATTCACTGCCGGTTCAGGGATAGTTTCAGGATCTGTTTTAGAAAAAGAAATAGATGAGATTAGATTAAAATTTGAATCTTTAGTAAAACAAATAGTTTTTGCTAAAACTTCTAAATAATTTCTATTAACTTTTCAATAACTTCTTCTGAAACATTTTTATTAGATAAATTTTCTATTTCTCTTAAACCTGTTGGACTGGTTACATTAATCTCGCTAAGCATTCCATTTATTACATCAATACCTACAAAAAACAAACCTTCATCTTTGAAATGTTGAGATAACTCTGAGCAAATACTTTTTTCTTTTTCTGTTAATAATGTGGGTTCAGCCTTCCCTCCCAACGCTAAATTACTCCTAAAATCGCCTCCTTGAGGAATCCTATTTATAGATCCAATTGCTTCACCGTTTACGATAATTATTCTTTTATCACCCTCTATGACTTTAGGAATAAATTTTTGCATCATAACGGGTAATTCTTCTTGAGAAGTGATTAATTCAATGATTGATTTAATTCCTGGAGAATTTTTATTTATCCTTATAACACCTTGTCCACCTTTTCCTCCAAGAGGTTTTATGACTACTTCATTATTTATATTTGCAAAATTAATAAGATCTTTTACCTTACTCGCAACTATTGTAGGTGCCATTAAGTGGCTGTATCTCAAAGCACCTAGCTTTTCATTCCATGCTCTTAACGATGAGGGTTTGTTAATTACTTTTACTCCTTTTCTTTCGGCAACTTCTAAAAGATGGGTTGCATATAAATAAGCCTCATTTACAGGAGGATCTTTTCTCATCCAAATGCAATTAAATTCGGCGAGAGGTATGCAATCATTCTCTTTGAAAGAAATCCACGGATTTACTTCAACTTTTACGGAAGATGCCCATACTTCATCACCTCTAGCTTCAAGGTCTTGAGGAGTACAACTCCAGATTTCAATATTTTTTTTTGATGATGCTTGCATTAAAGCAGCAGTTGAATCTTTTAAGGGATTTATATTTTTAATTGGATCTATTACGAATAGAAATTTCATAAGATCTAGTTTAATAATGCTTCTAATTTATTTTCATTTTCTAATGCGTAGAGATCATCGCAGCCTCCGATACCCTCATTATCTATAAAGATTTGTGGTAATGTTCTTCTACCATCAG is a window encoding:
- a CDS encoding AMP-binding protein — encoded protein: MKNKIHIIEVENNETQSIKKIIQKIRENKIIYIRNKFYKNEEVLDTIHKNGPAIILNSSGSSGKPRKCIHHLDNLKLSAASSGQWLKEQGFELQNCLIFNTLPLNHISGLMPIFRSQTWGCNCINISPNLIKKTRELLLFTIKYKKNKKHLITSLVPTQLNRLLSEKDGINWLKIFDLIWVGGASITRETAEKCIQEQIKLAPCYGSTETAAMVTSLKPKEFLMGFENVGEILPDTKIRINKQGLIEIKSARIGIEIIESSKTENFKNKNGWWQTGDLGEINQINNSLYLKFIGRIDNAFNSGGEIVFPEVIESRLNDFIMKENIPINKFNISKVPDKLWGNKISIIVEFRELTNHKNIENSLNLLKNFSQSWPKHEKPEKWIIKNKNTSTEKINYQFKK
- a CDS encoding o-succinylbenzoate synthase codes for the protein MNLNFKKKSYCFKLSTKVENSKTAYLTKSGWIIKLKNNDKKIGFGEVSPLLKEDLKKCEEQLNMIPEHVGVLNLSKQINIFHPCIQSAINSALAEINGKIIFKENYFFDEIDKTAILLNPKNVISDLNEIKKSQSNIGKSVTIKWKVALRNNNEEEAILEEILSQIDNNIKLRIDANGSWGREIANRWAEILKDNKNIDWLEQPLSVDDIDGLKELNKKIPIALDESLLKFPTLINEWKGWQIRRPSQEKNPDKLLRDLENKKALISISTSFETGIGRRWLYHLSSLQLQGPTPKVPGLAMNKFPNSFLFTNEAQKIWNQL
- the menA gene encoding 2-carboxy-1,4-naphthoquinone phytyltransferase, with product MDENKKKLWKQAIKWPLYSVAILPVFITGAYLLNQYETVKIYNLLAFTLAAILILLWENLTNDLFDAETGIDEFKFHSIVNLIKNKKLISFIAYTSLVIGLLIISIISVSTSVNILILVAACCFLGYLYQGPPFRFGYQGLGEPLCWLAFGPFAYSAVLIALNPSNIYFEDIPWKVSLLLGSGPSLATTLVLFCSHFHQIIEDEKHGKHSPLVRLGAKKGSQFVPWIIFTIYIFQLFTILTGFIPIFCILYLISFPQAIRLINLLHSSYNKPLAIKNCKFIAIKFQTLNGIGLITGLIFNYLINK
- a CDS encoding isochorismate synthase, which produces MKNDLKFTDFLKDLFSTFDKKVENSGLVSICVEIPCIDLFQVYELFINKYQFSSFWEESDGISYIAFDKCKYVTLDGPRRYEVAKEFNTENFKNLINLTNESHICSLSKIIYLFSFSENLNNKNLSSDVPSLEAILPKILIIKSDNNCWLRINGHVEGKSSLRILIEEIWAIRNQVINSGSELKKLSSLKNSFDFPIIDDFLSSLKISNVNLKKIVNKGIQLVDKGILEKIVLANRIKIKLKNKLDLVEILKRLKNNQPNTCRYVWKRNSKDIFFGASPEKLFSFTKPNLTFEALAGTISTNSNFNNLLGSSKDLKEHNYVINYLIKCLEILKIKKFKKSDIKVNSFGDISHLQTLIFSKVENICPFELLKNLHPSPAVCGYPKNEALYWINTLESFARGNYASPMGWVDSSGNASFLVAIRGARYIEENIEFTAGSGIVSGSVLEKEIDEIRLKFESLVKQIVFAKTSK
- the gshB gene encoding glutathione synthase, whose product is MKFLFVIDPIKNINPLKDSTAALMQASSKKNIEIWSCTPQDLEARGDEVWASSVKVEVNPWISFKENDCIPLAEFNCIWMRKDPPVNEAYLYATHLLEVAERKGVKVINKPSSLRAWNEKLGALRYSHLMAPTIVASKVKDLINFANINNEVVIKPLGGKGGQGVIRINKNSPGIKSIIELITSQEELPVMMQKFIPKVIEGDKRIIIVNGEAIGSINRIPQGGDFRSNLALGGKAEPTLLTEKEKSICSELSQHFKDEGLFFVGIDVINGMLSEINVTSPTGLREIENLSNKNVSEEVIEKLIEII